The genomic region TAAGCGCGGGCCGGGCGCGCTGTGGTCTTCCGTCCTCGTCAGCGACGGGCGCGCACCATGAGCACGATGATAATGATCGCGGCCAGGAACATGCTTCCGCCAATGATCAGCAGGCCAAACACCATGATTTCCACACTCCTTTCTCAGATCTTTCCGACGCCTTTACGCGCCGCTAGCCCATGTCGATATGCGGCGGTAGCCCACCCCGGCGCTGCTGGATCGCGAGGCTGACCTTGCCCAGGACATAGTTAATCACAAAGTAGATCAGCGCGGTCACGTACAGCACGGCCATCGGGCTATAGCCAGGCTGCTGATAGATAATCTGAGCAGCTTTCTGGAGCTCGACAAAGCCGACGACGTAGCCCAGCGATGTATCTTTGACCAGCGTGGTAAACTGCGCGATCAGTGGTGGAAGAATGCGCCTGAAGGTCTGCGGCAAGATCACCAGCCGCATCATCTGCGCGTAGCTCATCCCCAGCGAGCGCGCGGCCTCGAACTGGCCGCGATCCAGCGAGGCCATGCCGGAGCGGATCAGCTCCGCGTTGACCACGGCTGTGTACAACGTCAGCGCGACGACCACCGCCTGCCCCTGCGACGAGAAGAGCGCCCCGAACAGCGTTTTCATCGCGCCGCTCAGGCTCATCCGCTCAAGACCGATGCCGGGAAACTGTCGGCTCACGTACACGATCACCAGCAGGACCGGCACAGCGCGAATGCCTTCGATCACGACCGTCGAGAGATAGTGCTGTGGCGTGCCTCTGGCGAAGCGCGCCAGCGCCAGCAGCGTCGCCAGCGGAAGGCTCAGCAGAATCGCGACAAGCGAGGCGGTGATCGTCGCGATGGCTCCCAGGCTGATAAAGCGGAGAATGCCGAACTGAAAGACATTCGCAAAATCTTCAGGTCCCAGGCCAAAGACCAGCGGAAAAAGAACTACCACGACGATCGCGGCAAGCAGCCGGCCAAAGCGCCTGGTCAGCCGTGAGACAACGACGGTGCTGCTTGGTCGGGTTGGGAGCGATGTTGTTGCCATGCTGATCCCCTCTTCCAAGTTCCAAGTTCTGAGTTCTGAGTTTCCGGTTCTTTGAACGATAGACGTGGCTCTTGATTCTCTGTTTGTTCCCTTGTTCTCTCATCACCCGGCCTGACGGGCCCTTGTTCTTCACCCAACGGGCTACCGCAGGATTCGCAGGCGGCGCTCGGTGTAGTTCACCAGCAAGCCCAGCGGAATATTCACCGCGACATAGATCATGCCGATAATCAAAAATATATTTGGATTGAACGTGCGACCTTCGACGATACCCGCCTGGTAGAACAGCTCGCCGACGACGATCGTGCTGGCGATCGATGTGTTCTTGAGCAGCGCGATCAGCAGCGTGCCCAGCGGCGGAATCGCCACGCTGAACGCCTGCGGCAGCAGCACCAGCCGCAACATCTGCGTAAAGCTCAGGCCCAGCGAGCGCGCCGCTTCGATCTGACCGCGCCCGACCGCATAGATTCCGCTGCGGATGATCTCGGCCACATACGCCGCCGTGTAGAGGCCCAGGCCCCAGGTCGCGGTCGAGAACGGCGAGAGCCTGATCGGCAACACCTGTGATCGGGATAATCCAAAGTACATGAAGAAGAGCACGGTCAAGATCGGAATGTTGCGGAAAAACTCGATGTAGCCTGCCGCCGCCTCGCGGAGCACCGTGTTCGAGCCGACCCGCAGCACGCCGAGCACGGTGCCGAAGATCAGCGCGACGATCGTGCTGGTCGCGGTCAGCGCCAGGGTGATGAGCAGGCCGTTAACGATGAGCTGGATGCTTTCTGCCGACATCCTTACCCTCCAACTGCACAAGAGGGGAGAGCACACTGCTCTCCCCCTTCACGAATACAGGCGCGGCGGCTACTTGACTTCGCGCCAATCCTGCGGCGGCACGTCGGGCACGTTCTGCTCAGGGATGAACTGCTTGTAGATCTCGGCCCAGCGTCCGCTCTGTTTGATGTCGCGCAGCGTGGCGTTGATCGCCTCCAGCAGCTCGGCGTTGCCCTTCTTGACGCCGATCGCGTACGGCTCTTTGGTGAACTGCCCGCCGACTACCTTGAGCTGGTCGGGGTTCTGGGTCTGGAAGCCGTAGAGGATGATGTCGTCGGTCGTCACGGCGTCGGCACGGCCAGAGAGCAGCGCCTGCACGCCGTCGGCGTAGGTGTCGT from Herpetosiphonaceae bacterium harbors:
- a CDS encoding amino acid ABC transporter permease produces the protein MATTSLPTRPSSTVVVSRLTRRFGRLLAAIVVVVLFPLVFGLGPEDFANVFQFGILRFISLGAIATITASLVAILLSLPLATLLALARFARGTPQHYLSTVVIEGIRAVPVLLVIVYVSRQFPGIGLERMSLSGAMKTLFGALFSSQGQAVVVALTLYTAVVNAELIRSGMASLDRGQFEAARSLGMSYAQMMRLVILPQTFRRILPPLIAQFTTLVKDTSLGYVVGFVELQKAAQIIYQQPGYSPMAVLYVTALIYFVINYVLGKVSLAIQQRRGGLPPHIDMG
- a CDS encoding amino acid ABC transporter permease; the encoded protein is MSAESIQLIVNGLLITLALTATSTIVALIFGTVLGVLRVGSNTVLREAAAGYIEFFRNIPILTVLFFMYFGLSRSQVLPIRLSPFSTATWGLGLYTAAYVAEIIRSGIYAVGRGQIEAARSLGLSFTQMLRLVLLPQAFSVAIPPLGTLLIALLKNTSIASTIVVGELFYQAGIVEGRTFNPNIFLIIGMIYVAVNIPLGLLVNYTERRLRILR